A genomic segment from Syntrophotalea acetylenivorans encodes:
- the purT gene encoding formate-dependent phosphoribosylglycinamide formyltransferase: MIGTPLKQGATKILMLGSGELGKEVVIEAQRFGIEVVAVDRYADAPAMQVAHRSHVIDMLDREALSQVIKQEKPDFIVPEIEAINTEYLLELEKEGFNVIPTARATNLTMNREGIRRLAAEDLALPTAKYLFATDLEEFRSGIQEIGLPCVVKPIMSSSGKGQSTVRSESDIDKAWEYAQAGARGTGDKVIIEEFIPFDYEITLLTVRHANGTSYCPPIGHVQEGGDYQESWQPMAMTPAALQEAQNQAKAVTDALGGTGLFGVEFFIKGDTVYFSEISPRPHDTGMVTMVSQNMSEFELHVRAILGLPVPEIELLAPGASHVVLATENSQNVGITGVAEALNVPRSKVRVFGKPDTRPGRRMAVALVVADDVEEARKQAAKAAAAIKVVPR, from the coding sequence ATGATCGGTACCCCACTGAAACAAGGCGCAACCAAAATTCTAATGCTCGGCAGTGGAGAACTGGGCAAAGAGGTGGTCATCGAAGCCCAACGCTTCGGCATCGAAGTGGTGGCCGTCGACCGTTATGCCGACGCACCGGCCATGCAGGTGGCTCATCGCAGCCATGTCATCGACATGCTTGATCGCGAAGCCCTGTCCCAAGTGATCAAGCAGGAAAAACCAGACTTCATCGTTCCCGAGATCGAAGCGATTAATACTGAATATCTGCTCGAACTGGAAAAGGAAGGTTTTAACGTCATTCCTACCGCCCGGGCGACCAACCTGACCATGAACCGCGAAGGTATTCGTCGCCTTGCGGCCGAGGACCTGGCCCTGCCCACGGCTAAATACCTGTTTGCCACCGACCTGGAAGAGTTCCGCAGCGGCATACAGGAAATCGGCCTGCCGTGTGTGGTCAAGCCGATCATGAGTTCTTCCGGCAAGGGTCAGAGTACGGTGCGCTCTGAGAGCGACATCGACAAGGCCTGGGAATATGCCCAAGCCGGGGCGCGAGGCACCGGCGACAAGGTGATCATCGAGGAATTCATCCCCTTTGATTACGAAATCACCCTGCTCACTGTGCGCCACGCCAATGGCACCAGCTACTGCCCGCCCATCGGTCACGTACAGGAAGGCGGCGACTACCAGGAATCCTGGCAGCCCATGGCCATGACTCCGGCAGCCCTGCAAGAAGCTCAGAACCAGGCCAAGGCCGTAACGGACGCCCTGGGCGGCACCGGTCTCTTCGGCGTCGAATTCTTCATCAAAGGCGATACGGTCTATTTCAGCGAAATTTCACCCCGCCCCCACGACACGGGCATGGTGACCATGGTCAGCCAGAACATGTCGGAATTCGAACTGCACGTGCGGGCGATCCTCGGCTTGCCGGTTCCGGAGATCGAACTCCTCGCGCCGGGGGCATCTCACGTGGTACTGGCCACCGAAAATTCCCAAAATGTCGGCATTACCGGTGTGGCGGAGGCACTGAACGTCCCCCGCAGCAAGGTGCGCGTGTTCGGCAAGCCCGACACCCGCCCCGGTCGGCGCATGGCGGTGGCTCTGGTCGTCGCTGATGACGTTGAAGAGGCCCGCAAGCAGGCCGCTAAGGCCGCGGCGGCCATCAAGGTGGTGCCCCGCTAG